The genomic interval GCGAGCGCGCGACGCGCAAGCGTCGCGTGCGTGTGCACTGCCACACACCAAATCTTAAGCCCTCACGGCTAGTGTTTGGGCGAGATCGCGAGCGGCGATCTCGCCCTTTCTCTTCGGCCCAAGCTTTGCTGCTTCATTCAAATTCTTCGCGGGCTGCAAGCGCACTTCAAGACGAAGAACTGACGCTTAAAGCATATTCTTCATCTCGCGCAATTTCCGAGCTTTTCCCCGCCCTCCCAATCGCCAAAAGCCCAGCGACTTCAAAGTCAAGGATTCGGCTTTTCATCTGCGGTCTCATCGACCTCTCGTGCGAAAAAATCTTCTTCACGCGCTGCTTCAATCTAAGAGCTGATAGCTGCAGCGAATTGTTGGAGAGCATTCCGAGCGAATGTGTCGCCTCCACTGCACAGCTCGCGGCCGCTTAATAAGCAAGCAGCATTGCGCTCGTTGCCGTTGCCGCTACATGATCCCGGGAACCAGGGGGAAACAACATGCGATCTGTCGTCGTCACCGGCGCGTCCACCGGCATCGGTTGGGCCACCGCAAAGGTTTTGCTCGGGCGCGGCTATCGCGTGTTCGGCAGCGTCCGCAAGCAGGCGGATGCCGACCGGCTCAAAACCGAATTCGGCGCCAACTTCACACCCCTGATGTTCGACGTCACCGATGAGGCCGCGGTGCTCGCCGCCGCCCGGCAGGTGCGCGAGGCGCTGGCCGGCGAGACGCTGGCCGGGCTCGTCAACAATGCCGGTATCGCGGTGGCAGGTCCCGTGCTCGAGCTGCCGGCCGACGAATTCCGCCGCCAGATGGACATCAACGTCATCGGTCCGGTCATCGCGACGCAGGCGTTTGGTCCGCTGCTCGGCTCCGATACCTCGCTGAAGGGGCGGAAGGGCCGGATCGTGATGATCAGCTCGGTTGCAGGCAAGAACGGCAACCCGCTGTCGGCGCCATACAGCGCCTCCAAGCACGCCGTCGAGGGATTGTCGGAGAGCTTGCGCCGCGAATTGATGCTGTTCGGCATCGACGTGATCATCGTCGCGCCCGGCGCGGTGAAGACTCCAATCTGGAGCAAGGCCGAGCAGATCGATCTGTCGGTCTACAAGAACTCGCCCTATTTCCCGGCGCTCAACAAGATCATGGCCTTCATGATGAAGTTGGGCGAGACCGGCCTGCCGGCCGAACGGATCGGCGAGGTCGTGGTCGAGGCATTGACCGCGGCCAAGCCTCGGGTGCGCTACCAGGTGACACCGGACCCGGTGCGGCACATGATGCAGGCGACGCTGCCCAAGCGCGCCGTCGACCGCATCATCGCCAAGCGCCTCGGCCTGCTGCCGGGGTAACGGGCGCTTTAACCCGCCGCGACCGGCCGTCCACGCGGGGCCATCGCGATCATCCGGAGCGCAAACACTGTGAGCAGCGGGATCAGGAACAGCGCGTAAAGTGGCATGTCCAGGACGCGCTTGCCGAACGACACGGTGAACTGGAATAGCAGATAGTAACCGCCGGTGAGGTGCAGCGTCTGCCAGGCGCGCGGGCCGAGCATTTGGGCGGTGCGGTCGAACGAGGTCGCGGCCATCGCGATGATGAAGGCGTAGCCAAGGCCGCCAAAGATGTAGGAGGCCGCCGAGGTCGCAGCCGCAAAGCCGGCCGGATCAATGTTGGCGAACGCGACGATCGCGACGGCGTGGATGGCGTGGGAGGCGGCGAACGCGAGGCCGAGATAGCGCCGGTTGCGGCGCTGCCAGTGCGTCCAGGCGGTGGGCCACAGCCGGGCCAAAGCGGCGGCGCTGAAGGCGAGGCAGAACAGCGCGAGCGAGCTTCGCGCCGTGAAGCGAATAACCATGCGCACGCCCTCGACCTCGAACTGCCGCATCGTTGCAATCCAGAAGGTCAGGACCAACAGAGTCAGGATGAGAGCGGCGAGCAGCCGCCAGCCTTCGAACCAGCTTTGACGTTCCGACATGACGATCATCTCCCAATGTAATCATCGATTACATTTCGACGAGGCGCGGTCGTCAACAGTGTAATCAGCGCTTACATTCACGTTCGCTTGATGCTAAGAGCGCCTTTATGCCCACGCGCGAGACCCCCAAGCGCCGTGCCCCCCGCCGCACCTCCGAGGCGCGGCCCTATCATCATGGCGATCTGCGCCGCGTCCTGATCGACGCCGCCCTGCAATTGGCGGCCGAGGGCAGCGAGGTTTCCGTTCGCGAGGCCGCGCGCCGCGCCGCGGTCTCGCCTGGCGCGCCGTTCCGACACTTCCCCACCCGCGATGCGCTGATGACCGCGGCGGCGGAAGAGGCGCAGCGTCGCTTCCGCGCCGAGATCGAGGCGGCACTGGCCGAGGCCAAGACGGCCGATCCTTTGGCGCGCTTCCGCGCCTTCGGGCTGGCCTACCTGCGCTGGGCGATGCGCAACCCCGCCCATTTCGAGATCATCTCGACGGGCCGCTATTTCGCCCATGAGAGTTCGGCCGCGCTCACCCGCGACAATGCCGAGGTGATCGCCATGACCGAAGCCATGCTGGCCGAAGCGGCCGGGCAAGGCCTGTTGCGGTCGTCCGACCCGAGGGCGGTGCTGATCGCGGGCCGTTCGCTGGTTTACGGCTTTGCCCGCATGAACCTCGACGGCCATTTCCCTCGTTGGGGTGTCGCTGAGGCCGAGATCGAGCGGATGGCGGAGGCGGTGATCGATCTGTTCATCGCGGGGATCGCCAAGCGCTAGGCGACATTCGCGCGCCGCTAAGATTAAGCGAAGGTCGGACGGCCGATCGCATTGCATGGGTGCGACCGTTCCATTACATTTTTATGACACGGTGCAGGTTCCGGCTGCGCCGGACTCCCCTGGTCCTTTGGCCAGAGGGTTTGGCATCACCGCGCCGGGCATGTTTGCGTGCAGTCGATGGCGTCCGCGCCCAATCCAGGTCCCTCTGCCGCCACCGCCGCGCTGGCAAGCGTCGCCGCGATCGGGATCTGGCGCCTGCTCGCCGTTGCGGCGCCGCAGCTAGCGGCGCTGGCGCTGATGGTGCAGACCGAGAACGATTTCGGCTCGCGCCTCGGCTTCATCCTGTCCTGGGGCATGCTCAATTTCTTCTGGCTCGCACTGCTGCGCCGTCCCGCGCTGTCGGGCGCGCTGTCGCTGACCATGGTCGTGGTGCTGGTGCTGCTCTCGCGGCTCAAGCACGACGTCGTGCAGATGACGGTGAACTTCATCGATCTGATGATGATCGACCGCGACACCGTCGCCTTCCTGTTCACGATCTTCCCGAACCTGCGCTGGTCGGTGATCATGGCCGCCCTGGTCATCTTGCCGCTGATGTATTCGCTGTGGTGGCTCGATCCGTTCCGCGTCCGCCGGCTGCCGGCGCTCGCCTGCAAGCTCGCCTGCCTCGCGGCCCTGGTCGGCTATTCCATCAGCCACCCGGACGAAGCCTGGCGCGGCTATTACGACGACGGCTATCTGTCAAAGTTCTTCCGCTCCGGCGTGACGGCGGTCTCCGACTTCATGCGCTACGGCTTCATGGAGTCGGCCGCCGCGAATGGCGAGCGGCTGAATATGCCGCTGGTCGATTCCTGCCACGCTGCCGGACGACGGCCGAACATCATCATGGTCCATGATGAATCGAGTTTTGACATCCGCGCCGCTGACGGCATCAAGGTGCCGCCAGGCTATGGCGACCATTTCAAATCCTATGACGGCAGGCAGCGCACGTTCCTGGCCGAAAGCAATGGCGGGCCGAGCTGGTTCACCGAGTACAACGTGCTCGCCGGTCTCTCGTCGCGCTCGTTCGGCCGCTTCGCCTATTTCGTGACCCGCATCGCATCGGGCCGCGTCGAACGCGGATTGCCGCTGGCGCTGCGGCGCTGCGGCTACGACACCATGTCGCTCTATCCCGCCTACGGCGCCTTCATGAGCGCGCGGAGCTTTCAGGTCACCGCCGGCATCGAGCGCTTCTACGACGCCAAGGATCTCGGCGCCAAGGACGTCGAGCCGGACTCCTTCTTCTACGACAAGGCGCTCCAGTTGATGGGCGAGCGGACGCCGAACAAGCCGCTGTTCAGCTTCATCTATCTCGGCGCCAATCATTTCCCTTGGGAGACGCGCTTCCGCCCCGAGCTGACGCCGAACTGGCGCGCGCCGGGCAACGTGGCGTCGATCGACGAATATCTGCGCCGGCAGGCGATGAGCGCCGAGCAGTACAAGGCCTTCATCGCGGGCCTGAAGAAGAAGTTTCCGGGCGAGCCGTTTTTGATCGTCCGCTATGGCGATCACCAGCCGGAATTCGCGCCGCACATTCTCGAGCCGGGGCTCGATGAGGGCGCCCTCGGCAAGAAGCTCGACGCCTACGATCCGCGTCTCTACGCGACCTACTACGCGATCGACGCCATCAATTTCGAGCCGGTCAAGAGCGAGGCGGTGATGGACACGATCGATGCTGCGTATCTGCCGCTGGTGATCCAGGAAGCCGCCGGTGTCCCGCTCGATCCGTCCTTCGCCGTGCAGAAGGACATCATGCTGCGCTGCAAGGGCCTATTCTATAGCTGCAAGGATGGCGCCGAGGCGCGCCGTCTCAATCGTCTGTTGATCGACGCCGGCTTCGTGAAGAACCTCTAGCCGCAAGGGAGGCTCAAATTTCAGCCTCCGTTAAACCTGGAATGATCTGCATCCGCGTTGCGGCACGGCGCGGCGCCTGGTTTTACGCGGGTGTCGGCGTGCTCGCCATGCTACATCTTGCGGCGTTGGTCGTCCTGCTCGCTACCGAATACGGGCCTTTTGCGATCACGCTGTCGCTGTTGACGTGGATTTTTCTGAATTGCCTTTTCCTGCTTGTGCTGCCGCGGCCAGGCTTTTCCGCGGCGCTCGCGTTGATCTTGCTGGTGCTCTTGATCACGCTGTCGCGATTCAAGTCTGGCATATTGGAATTGACGCTGACGTTCCTCGATTTCCTGATCATCGATCGCGATACGTTTTCGTTCCTGCTCTCGGTGTTTCCGCGGTTGCGGACTCAGTTGATCGTGGCGGCGATCGTTGCACTTCCTCTGTTGTGGGCGATCTGGCGGGCAGATCCGTTGCGCGCAGGACGCCGCCTCGTGCTGGCGATCCTTGCTGCAACAACCGTGTCCATATCGGCCATGTCGGTCGCGGTGCCCGAGCGACCGTGGGAGCCATTCCAGGGCGTCAATCATATTTCCGGTCTCGCGCGCTCTGGCGTGGTGGCGGTGTCGCAACTGGCTTCGACAGGATGGATCGAGGCCGATCCACCTGCGAGCGGCTTGCTTCCCCTGGCCCCGGGAGCTTACGCCACGGACCAACCGGCGCGGCCGCTCGACGAAGAATGCGACACCGCCGCGAAGTTGCCGCATATCATTCTGCTGCTCGACGAGTCGAGCTTCGACATCTCCGCCGTGCCCGGGGTCAAGGTCCCGCCGGGGTACTCCGATTACTTCAAGTCCCTTGACGGCACGCAGCGCACCATGATGGCGGAGCCGACCGGCGGCCCCACTTGGTACACTGAGTTCAATGTGCTGAGCGGCCTGTCGGCGCGATCGTTCGGCGACTTGAAGTTTTACGTCACCAGAATCGCCGCGGGCCACGTCACGCGCGGACTGCCGCGGTCGCTGCAACGCTGCGGATACAACACCTTCTCGCTCTATCCGAGCTACGGCGATTTCCTATCTGCGCGCTCGTTCCAGAAGGGTGTCGGCGTCGGCCAGTTCATCGACATGGCGGCTATGGGTGTCCATCAGGACATGCAGCCTGACAAGTTCTACTTCGACCAGGCCTTGAAGGTGCTTGCGGACCAGCAACTCTCGCAGTCGCCGATCTTCATGTTCGTGTATCTCAC from Bradyrhizobium arachidis carries:
- a CDS encoding SDR family oxidoreductase, with product MRSVVVTGASTGIGWATAKVLLGRGYRVFGSVRKQADADRLKTEFGANFTPLMFDVTDEAAVLAAARQVREALAGETLAGLVNNAGIAVAGPVLELPADEFRRQMDINVIGPVIATQAFGPLLGSDTSLKGRKGRIVMISSVAGKNGNPLSAPYSASKHAVEGLSESLRRELMLFGIDVIIVAPGAVKTPIWSKAEQIDLSVYKNSPYFPALNKIMAFMMKLGETGLPAERIGEVVVEALTAAKPRVRYQVTPDPVRHMMQATLPKRAVDRIIAKRLGLLPG
- a CDS encoding TetR/AcrR family transcriptional regulator; the encoded protein is MPTRETPKRRAPRRTSEARPYHHGDLRRVLIDAALQLAAEGSEVSVREAARRAAVSPGAPFRHFPTRDALMTAAAEEAQRRFRAEIEAALAEAKTADPLARFRAFGLAYLRWAMRNPAHFEIISTGRYFAHESSAALTRDNAEVIAMTEAMLAEAAGQGLLRSSDPRAVLIAGRSLVYGFARMNLDGHFPRWGVAEAEIERMAEAVIDLFIAGIAKR
- a CDS encoding sulfatase-like hydrolase/transferase; the protein is MASAPNPGPSAATAALASVAAIGIWRLLAVAAPQLAALALMVQTENDFGSRLGFILSWGMLNFFWLALLRRPALSGALSLTMVVVLVLLSRLKHDVVQMTVNFIDLMMIDRDTVAFLFTIFPNLRWSVIMAALVILPLMYSLWWLDPFRVRRLPALACKLACLAALVGYSISHPDEAWRGYYDDGYLSKFFRSGVTAVSDFMRYGFMESAAANGERLNMPLVDSCHAAGRRPNIIMVHDESSFDIRAADGIKVPPGYGDHFKSYDGRQRTFLAESNGGPSWFTEYNVLAGLSSRSFGRFAYFVTRIASGRVERGLPLALRRCGYDTMSLYPAYGAFMSARSFQVTAGIERFYDAKDLGAKDVEPDSFFYDKALQLMGERTPNKPLFSFIYLGANHFPWETRFRPELTPNWRAPGNVASIDEYLRRQAMSAEQYKAFIAGLKKKFPGEPFLIVRYGDHQPEFAPHILEPGLDEGALGKKLDAYDPRLYATYYAIDAINFEPVKSEAVMDTIDAAYLPLVIQEAAGVPLDPSFAVQKDIMLRCKGLFYSCKDGAEARRLNRLLIDAGFVKNL
- a CDS encoding sulfatase-like hydrolase/transferase — protein: MICIRVAARRGAWFYAGVGVLAMLHLAALVVLLATEYGPFAITLSLLTWIFLNCLFLLVLPRPGFSAALALILLVLLITLSRFKSGILELTLTFLDFLIIDRDTFSFLLSVFPRLRTQLIVAAIVALPLLWAIWRADPLRAGRRLVLAILAATTVSISAMSVAVPERPWEPFQGVNHISGLARSGVVAVSQLASTGWIEADPPASGLLPLAPGAYATDQPARPLDEECDTAAKLPHIILLLDESSFDISAVPGVKVPPGYSDYFKSLDGTQRTMMAEPTGGPTWYTEFNVLSGLSARSFGDLKFYVTRIAAGHVTRGLPRSLQRCGYNTFSLYPSYGDFLSARSFQKGVGVGQFIDMAAMGVHQDMQPDKFYFDQALKVLADQQLSQSPIFMFVYLTANHFPWWNVYRPDLTPDWAPLGNAAETDEYVRRQTVTAKEYRDFTARLADDYPDQSFLILRFGDHQPAISQQLLEPGIDRKLLAQRMMTRDPRYFSTYYALDGINFRPADLSSALETLDAAYIPIVIQDAAGVPLDPSFKEQKKIMLRCKGIFYDCKDGTEARRFNRLMINAGMIRGL